One Miscanthus floridulus cultivar M001 chromosome 11, ASM1932011v1, whole genome shotgun sequence DNA window includes the following coding sequences:
- the LOC136492310 gene encoding secreted RxLR effector protein 161-like encodes MELGVHLRPTDGVPLADPTRYRQLVGNLVYLGITRPDISHSVHILSQFVSAPTQLHYAHLLRVLRYLRGTISRRLFFPRSSSLQLQAYSDATWVSDHYDRYSLSAYCVFLGSSLIAWKTKKQSVVSRSSAEAELRAMATVTTEVIWLRWLLEDFGVLATAPTPLSSDNTGAISIARDPVKHELTKHIGVDASYMRSQVHDLVVTLHHVPSDVQLADFFTKAQTRAHHRFLLSKLCVVDPP; translated from the coding sequence atggagcttggtgttcacctacGACCCACTGATGGTGTACCACTTGCTGATCCTACTCGCTATCGTCAGCTTGTTGGGAATCTTGTCTACCTTGGGATCACTCGTCCTGACATTTCTCACTCTGTGCATATCTTGAGTCAGTTTGTCTCAGCTCCTACCCAGCTCCACTATGCTCACCTCCTTCGTGTTCTGCGATACCTTCGTGGAACTATCTCTCGACGCCTTTTCTTCCCTCGTTCTAGTTCTCTTCAACTTCAGGCGTATTCTGATGCGACCTGGGTGAGTGATCACTATGATCGCTACTCTCTCTCTGCCTATTGTGTTTTCCTTGGCTCCTCCTTGATTGCCTGGAAAACCAAGAAGCAGAGTGTAGTTTCCCGCTCGAGTGCTGAGGCTGAGCTGCGTGCTATGGCGACTGTGACTACGGAGGTGATATGGCTACGATGGCTTCTTGAGGATTTTGGTGTGCTCGCCACTGCACCCACTCCTCTCTCTTCTGACAACACCGGTGCAATCAGTATTGCTCGAGACCCAGTCAAGCATGAGCTCACCAAACACATTGGTGTTGATGCTTCCTACATGAGATCGCAGGTGCATGATCTGGTTGTGACGCTCCACCATGTGCCTTCAGATGTTCAGTTAGCTGATTTCTTCACCAAGGCACAGACCCGGGCTCATCATAGATTCCTACTCTCCAAACTCTGTGTTGTAGATCCACCATGA